One Bradyrhizobium manausense DNA segment encodes these proteins:
- a CDS encoding isocitrate lyase/PEP mutase family protein has product MAFRSRREKLRTIISGSACVHPGSVYDAISIRIAEDLGFPLGMFGGSVASLAVLGDPDVTLITLTELAEQMRRMSRASSLPVLVDADHGYGNALNVRRTVQELETAGAAGLTIEDTLLPGAFGEAKAQLISLEEGVGKMKAALDGRSDPSLVVMGRTGAAAITSIEDAIRRARAYEAAGVDALFFTGIKSRAELEAIVAATRLPIVLGGAPDELNAIDYLAGQRVRIALQGHAPIAAATQAVYDVQKALREGTAPKALKGLPSAELTNRVMREADVKARSADLLGLKK; this is encoded by the coding sequence ATGGCCTTTCGTTCCCGCCGCGAAAAATTGCGTACAATCATCTCGGGCTCGGCCTGTGTCCATCCCGGCTCGGTCTATGACGCGATCTCGATCCGTATCGCCGAGGACCTCGGCTTTCCGCTCGGCATGTTCGGCGGCTCGGTCGCCTCACTCGCGGTGCTTGGCGACCCCGACGTCACCCTGATCACACTCACTGAGCTTGCCGAGCAGATGCGGCGGATGTCGCGTGCCTCCTCGCTGCCGGTGCTGGTCGATGCCGACCACGGTTACGGCAATGCGCTCAACGTGCGCCGCACCGTACAGGAGTTGGAGACGGCGGGCGCCGCCGGCCTGACGATCGAGGACACGCTGCTGCCGGGGGCCTTCGGCGAGGCTAAGGCGCAGTTGATCTCGCTGGAGGAGGGCGTCGGCAAGATGAAGGCCGCGCTCGATGGCCGTAGCGATCCCTCGCTGGTCGTCATGGGCCGGACCGGCGCGGCCGCGATCACCTCGATCGAGGATGCAATTCGCCGCGCCAGAGCCTATGAAGCTGCCGGTGTGGACGCGCTCTTCTTCACTGGCATCAAGTCGCGCGCGGAGCTCGAAGCCATCGTGGCCGCCACGCGCCTGCCGATCGTGCTCGGTGGCGCGCCGGACGAATTGAACGCGATCGACTATCTCGCCGGCCAGCGCGTGCGCATCGCACTTCAGGGCCATGCCCCGATCGCAGCCGCCACGCAGGCCGTCTACGATGTTCAGAAAGCGCTGCGTGAAGGCACTGCGCCGAAAGCGTTGAAGGGATTGCCGTCTGCGGAGCTGACAAATCGCGTCATGCGCGAGGCCGATGTCAAAGCGCGCAGCGCCGATCTCCTCGGATTGAAAAAATGA
- a CDS encoding acylphosphatase: MSRAILQVMIRGRVQGVGYRAWVESQAAACGLEGWVRNRRDGSVEALFAGTPKLVADMVALCRHGPPSSHVDSVTSETASVDELNLRGAGEKFSVLPTI; encoded by the coding sequence ATGAGCCGCGCGATTCTCCAGGTCATGATCCGAGGGCGCGTGCAGGGCGTCGGCTATCGGGCCTGGGTCGAGTCCCAGGCGGCCGCCTGTGGGCTCGAAGGCTGGGTCCGCAACCGCCGCGACGGCAGTGTCGAGGCGCTGTTCGCGGGCACGCCGAAACTCGTCGCCGACATGGTCGCACTGTGCCGCCACGGGCCGCCGTCTTCGCATGTCGATAGTGTGACCAGCGAAACCGCCAGTGTCGATGAGTTGAACCTGCGCGGGGCCGGCGAGAAGTTCTCGGTATTGCCGACGATTTAG
- a CDS encoding PAS domain-containing sensor histidine kinase — protein sequence MVKKSSQQRDLFESERSFRLLVEGVADYALYMLDPSGIITSWNIGGERIKGYSPEEILGQHFSRFYTETDRANGKPARALGIARDQGRYEEEGWRVRKDGTFFWASVVIDPIYEDGALVGFAKITRDITERRNTQVKLEAMQTQLAESQKFDALGQLTGGVAHDFNNLLMIITGSLHILKKADPDDSKFQRAVLAIETAAKRGAALTGQLLTFARRQSVNPQAIRFGDRIEAIREVLHAGVGSAVRLAFEIERDVWPVRADVSELETGLLNLVINARDAMPDGGTVTIGAHNIVLDDPFHSGEFVAVTVADTGLGIPPDVVDKIFEPFFTTKPVGKGTGLGLSQVHGFAHQAGGTIKVASELGKGTIFTILLPRSTAIAPSETVEATPARGSGTVLLVEDNPDVALVSIGLLEQLGYHVRRVADAESALRELEHNGVDFVFSDIVMPGKMDGLGLAHRLRQIRPDLPILLASGYSEAAAGVRGDFPILRKPYEIHELSEAISKLPR from the coding sequence ATGGTCAAAAAGTCCAGTCAACAGAGAGACTTGTTCGAAAGCGAGCGGAGTTTCCGGCTGTTGGTTGAAGGAGTCGCGGACTACGCGCTTTATATGCTCGATCCCAGCGGGATCATCACGAGCTGGAACATCGGCGGCGAGCGGATCAAGGGCTATTCGCCCGAGGAGATCCTCGGCCAGCATTTCTCGCGCTTCTATACCGAGACCGACCGGGCCAATGGCAAGCCTGCCCGCGCGCTCGGCATCGCGCGCGATCAAGGCCGCTACGAGGAGGAAGGCTGGCGCGTCCGCAAGGACGGCACCTTCTTCTGGGCGAGCGTGGTGATCGACCCGATCTACGAGGACGGGGCGCTGGTCGGCTTTGCCAAGATCACACGCGACATCACCGAGCGCCGCAACACGCAAGTGAAGCTCGAGGCGATGCAGACCCAGCTTGCGGAGTCGCAGAAGTTCGATGCGCTCGGCCAGCTCACCGGCGGCGTCGCGCACGACTTCAACAATTTGCTGATGATCATCACCGGCAGCCTTCACATCCTGAAGAAGGCCGACCCCGACGATTCCAAGTTCCAGCGCGCGGTCCTGGCGATCGAAACCGCCGCCAAGCGCGGCGCCGCGCTGACGGGACAGCTATTGACCTTCGCGCGGCGGCAGAGCGTCAATCCGCAGGCGATCCGTTTCGGCGATCGCATCGAGGCAATCCGCGAGGTGCTTCACGCCGGCGTCGGCAGCGCTGTTCGCCTCGCCTTCGAGATCGAGCGCGACGTCTGGCCGGTCAGGGCCGATGTCTCCGAGCTCGAGACGGGCCTGCTCAATCTCGTCATCAACGCGCGCGATGCCATGCCCGACGGTGGCACGGTCACGATCGGCGCGCACAACATCGTCCTGGACGATCCGTTCCACAGCGGCGAATTCGTCGCGGTCACCGTCGCCGATACCGGGCTCGGCATCCCCCCCGACGTCGTCGACAAGATCTTCGAGCCGTTCTTCACGACCAAGCCAGTCGGAAAAGGCACCGGTCTCGGCCTGTCCCAGGTGCACGGCTTTGCCCACCAGGCCGGCGGCACGATCAAGGTTGCCAGTGAGCTCGGCAAGGGCACCATCTTCACCATTCTGCTGCCGCGCTCGACCGCGATCGCGCCGAGCGAGACCGTCGAGGCGACACCGGCGCGCGGCAGCGGCACGGTGCTGCTGGTTGAAGACAATCCTGACGTCGCCCTCGTCAGCATCGGTCTCCTGGAACAGCTCGGCTATCACGTGCGCCGGGTTGCGGATGCGGAGTCCGCGCTACGCGAGCTTGAGCACAATGGCGTCGACTTCGTCTTCTCCGACATCGTCATGCCCGGCAAGATGGACGGACTCGGCCTCGCCCACCGCCTCCGCCAGATCCGCCCCGACCTGCCGATCCTGCTCGCCAGCGGCTATAGTGAAGCCGCCGCCGGCGTGCGCGGCGACTTCCCGATCCTGCGCAAGCCGTATGAGATCCACGAGCTGAGCGAAGCGATCTCGAAGCTGCCGCGGTGA
- a CDS encoding GbsR/MarR family transcriptional regulator — translation MTEITGKKKLPAAVERFILHWGDMGDQWGVNRSVSQIHGLLYLAEAPMTAEDIADTLGMARSNVSNSLKELLAWNLIRRVPILGDRRDHYEAETDIWEVAARIAARRKERELDPAITALRACVTDAADDPTINPVASKRLKEMLAFTELADHWFMQMLKVPRPRLVALMRLGEKIANLLPLGKAK, via the coding sequence ATGACAGAAATAACCGGAAAGAAGAAACTCCCCGCTGCCGTCGAGCGCTTCATCCTGCATTGGGGAGACATGGGGGATCAGTGGGGCGTCAACCGCTCGGTCAGCCAGATCCACGGGCTGCTCTATCTGGCCGAGGCGCCGATGACGGCGGAGGACATCGCCGACACGCTCGGTATGGCGCGCTCCAATGTCTCGAACTCTCTCAAGGAGCTGCTCGCATGGAACCTGATCCGGCGGGTGCCGATCCTCGGCGACCGTCGTGATCATTACGAGGCGGAAACCGACATCTGGGAGGTCGCAGCCCGGATCGCGGCACGGCGCAAGGAGCGGGAACTCGATCCGGCGATCACGGCGCTCAGGGCCTGCGTCACCGATGCCGCCGACGATCCGACCATCAATCCGGTCGCCAGCAAACGGCTGAAGGAGATGCTCGCCTTCACCGAGCTCGCCGATCACTGGTTCATGCAGATGCTGAAAGTGCCGCGGCCGCGGCTGGTCGCCTTGATGCGGCTTGGCGAGAAGATCGCCAACCTGCTGCCGCTGGGCAAGGCCAAATAG
- a CDS encoding DUF4166 domain-containing protein — translation MTSARLSGSNAPTSAHIRLLDDRRFRALLSDEDWGRLPLATWRRFSKRVADGDSVVYVGVVDEVSFSDIGWWFAQAARLIGGPLPAGRDIGVPMIVTVTEDAATGGQTWTRICARKRGFPQVIHSAKRFAGPTGLEEYVGFGVCMALRISVEDQALTFRSAGYGLQLGGFWIPLPQWLTPGDLTVTHRDLGEGAFRFTLDVTHPRFGVLIHQSAVFREAVS, via the coding sequence ATGACGTCGGCGAGATTATCAGGCTCCAACGCACCGACCTCCGCCCACATCAGACTGCTCGACGACCGCCGTTTCCGCGCACTGCTGTCGGACGAGGATTGGGGCCGCCTGCCGCTCGCGACCTGGCGGCGCTTTTCCAAGCGCGTCGCCGACGGTGACAGCGTGGTTTATGTCGGCGTCGTCGACGAGGTCTCCTTCAGCGACATCGGCTGGTGGTTCGCGCAAGCCGCGCGCCTGATTGGCGGGCCGCTGCCCGCGGGGCGCGACATCGGCGTGCCCATGATCGTGACCGTCACCGAGGACGCCGCGACCGGCGGCCAGACCTGGACCCGCATCTGCGCGCGCAAGCGCGGCTTTCCGCAAGTGATCCATTCGGCAAAGCGTTTCGCCGGCCCGACCGGGCTCGAAGAGTATGTCGGCTTCGGCGTCTGCATGGCGCTGCGTATCTCGGTCGAGGACCAGGCGCTGACGTTTCGCAGCGCCGGTTACGGTCTGCAACTCGGCGGCTTCTGGATCCCGTTGCCGCAATGGCTCACACCCGGCGATCTCACCGTGACGCATCGCGATCTCGGCGAGGGCGCCTTCCGCTTCACCCTCGATGTCACTCACCCGCGTTTCGGTGTGCTGATCCACCAGTCCGCCGTGTTCAGGGAGGCCGTATCATGA
- a CDS encoding TIGR01777 family oxidoreductase, whose protein sequence is MTPLLWTLIAIQIVMGVFDTFYHHEFTERLAWRPSQRFELKLHGIRNMLYALLFLLLGWLEVYGVLALAIVAVLVAEIVITLMDFVEEDLSRKLPPSERINHTLLAINYGAILVLLLPVLIDWAMQPFGVTVVRQGLLSITATACAVGAALCGIRDFAAMRRLGRMKSVPAHGLVEKIPGRKTVLITGATGFIGSRLAASLGGAGHNVIALIRNPAKSEMLPPPVTLITSLDQLAPDTPIDAIVNLAGEPIGNGLWTEAKRAKIIGSRVDMTGEIVKLIARLERKPEVLVSGSAIGWYGLWADQVLTESAKSHACFSHELCAAWEKAARPAEELGVRVVNLRIGLVLGTEGGFVTRLLTPFEFGLGGPIGTGRQWMSWIERDDLIRLIAYVMATPDLAGPVNATAPIPVTNAKFTEELGRCLHRPAVLRIPGGLLRRIGGGFADELLLGGQRVLPNKALSRGFVFRHETLRSAFEAIL, encoded by the coding sequence ATGACGCCGCTGTTGTGGACCCTCATCGCCATCCAGATCGTGATGGGCGTGTTCGACACTTTCTATCACCACGAATTCACCGAGCGGCTGGCCTGGCGGCCATCGCAGCGCTTCGAGCTGAAACTGCACGGCATCCGCAACATGCTCTATGCGCTGCTGTTCCTGCTCCTCGGCTGGCTCGAGGTCTACGGCGTGCTGGCGCTCGCGATCGTTGCGGTGCTGGTTGCGGAGATCGTCATTACCCTGATGGATTTCGTCGAGGAGGATCTGAGCCGGAAACTGCCGCCGAGCGAGCGGATCAATCACACGCTGCTCGCGATCAATTACGGCGCCATCCTGGTGCTGTTGCTTCCGGTGCTGATCGATTGGGCGATGCAGCCATTTGGTGTGACGGTCGTGCGTCAGGGCCTGCTCAGCATCACCGCAACGGCCTGCGCCGTTGGCGCTGCGCTCTGCGGCATCAGGGATTTTGCCGCGATGCGTCGGCTGGGCCGCATGAAGAGCGTTCCTGCACACGGGCTGGTCGAGAAAATCCCCGGCCGCAAGACCGTGCTGATCACGGGCGCGACCGGTTTTATCGGCAGCCGCCTTGCGGCGAGCCTGGGCGGGGCAGGGCACAACGTCATCGCGCTGATACGCAATCCAGCGAAGTCCGAGATGCTGCCGCCGCCGGTGACGCTGATCACCAGCCTCGATCAGCTCGCCCCGGATACGCCAATCGACGCCATCGTCAATCTCGCGGGCGAGCCGATCGGTAACGGCCTGTGGACCGAGGCGAAGCGGGCGAAGATCATCGGCTCCCGCGTCGACATGACCGGTGAGATCGTCAAATTGATCGCGCGGCTCGAGCGCAAGCCCGAGGTGCTCGTCAGCGGCTCCGCGATCGGCTGGTACGGTCTGTGGGCCGACCAGGTGCTGACCGAGTCGGCCAAGTCTCACGCCTGCTTCAGCCACGAGCTCTGCGCGGCCTGGGAGAAGGCGGCGCGGCCGGCGGAAGAGCTTGGCGTCCGCGTGGTCAACCTGCGCATCGGCCTCGTGCTCGGGACCGAAGGCGGCTTCGTCACACGCTTGCTGACGCCGTTCGAGTTCGGGCTCGGCGGTCCCATCGGCACCGGCCGGCAGTGGATGTCCTGGATCGAGCGCGACGATCTGATCCGGCTGATCGCCTATGTGATGGCGACGCCCGATCTTGCCGGACCCGTCAACGCGACCGCGCCGATCCCCGTCACCAACGCAAAGTTCACCGAGGAGCTTGGCCGCTGCCTGCACCGTCCCGCGGTGTTACGCATTCCCGGCGGCCTGTTGCGCCGGATCGGTGGCGGCTTTGCCGATGAGCTCCTGCTCGGCGGCCAGCGCGTGCTGCCGAACAAGGCGCTGAGCCGCGGATTTGTGTTCCGGCACGAGACGCTGCGCAGTGCGTTCGAGGCGATCCTGTGA